Proteins encoded within one genomic window of Mesotoga infera:
- a CDS encoding molybdopterin-binding protein, whose translation MYSCKIIRILESGFFDEIAESIEISKRILEDHGFTYAGSTDVDPVMSDLKEAIYADSCSNDIVLVLGGTGLYREDIGPEVVLSLVDKRATGIETAMLRNAIVADPSLCLYRVGAGTIGDSIVLSVPGYHETVHYYLESVLNYLKPFFDGLRTSERIQNRNS comes from the coding sequence ATGTACAGCTGTAAGATAATCAGAATACTTGAGTCTGGTTTTTTCGATGAGATCGCTGAATCGATAGAGATCTCAAAAAGGATTCTCGAAGATCATGGTTTTACGTACGCAGGTTCTACTGATGTTGACCCAGTGATGAGCGATCTTAAAGAGGCAATATATGCCGATTCCTGTTCAAATGACATAGTTCTCGTTCTTGGAGGAACGGGACTTTACAGGGAAGACATAGGACCCGAAGTTGTCTTGTCTCTTGTGGATAAAAGGGCGACAGGAATTGAGACGGCAATGCTTAGGAATGCAATAGTTGCCGACCCTTCTCTTTGCCTATATCGGGTTGGAGCAGGCACAATTGGAGATTCAATAGTACTCTCTGTTCCCGGTTATCACGAAACCGTTCATTATTACCTGGAATCCGTTCTAAACTATTTGAAACCTTTTTTCGATGGACTCAGAACATCGGAGAGAATTCAGAATAGAAATAGCTAG
- a CDS encoding deoxynucleoside kinase: MMFSNLSGKYVSVEGVIGVGKTTLVKTLSRKYTMPTVLEVVEENPFLIRFYEDMERWAFQTQLFFLISRFDQQSNVRKAASQGQGVVSDYAFIKDHLFASLNLKGEQLRLYEKIFNALKEQVLHPDLIVYLYADVDTLMNRIALRDRPFERRMDRTYISMLSDAYENYMKDVTESQVLRIDTSNIDFVRNPEDLKKVFERIEAIL, encoded by the coding sequence ATGATGTTTTCTAATCTAAGCGGAAAGTATGTTTCTGTGGAAGGAGTAATAGGAGTCGGTAAGACAACCCTTGTTAAAACCCTCTCTCGAAAATATACTATGCCAACTGTACTGGAAGTTGTCGAAGAAAATCCATTTCTAATTCGTTTCTATGAAGATATGGAAAGATGGGCTTTTCAAACCCAGCTCTTCTTCTTGATAAGTAGGTTTGATCAGCAGTCGAACGTCAGGAAGGCGGCTTCGCAGGGACAGGGAGTAGTCTCTGATTATGCCTTTATTAAGGATCATTTGTTTGCATCCCTTAACCTCAAGGGAGAGCAACTCAGACTGTATGAGAAGATCTTTAATGCTTTGAAAGAGCAGGTTCTTCATCCAGACCTTATAGTGTATCTATACGCTGATGTCGATACCCTGATGAATAGAATTGCTCTTAGAGATAGACCATTTGAGAGAAGAATGGACAGGACCTATATCTCGATGTTAAGCGATGCTTATGAGAATTACATGAAAGACGTGACCGAAAGCCAGGTTCTGAGAATTGATACTTCGAACATCGATTTTGTGAGAAATCCAGAAGATCTCAAAAAGGTTTTTGAGAGAATTGAGGCGATCTTATGA
- a CDS encoding HAD family hydrolase has product MKERITYLFDLDGTLSAVSDEDFARRYFQLVSSSAEGRVVIEKLMAALEIALKALFGDRDSFKSNYDLFMERFVESMGEHDRNWFEEFFNEFYDGEYNKLEELVAPRENVVKVLKDLRQTGKGIIIATNPIFPEKAINKRLEWVGVEKGLSDYVTTMENSHYVKPDVRYYHEILEINGLEARNCVMIGNDMSMDGVCSAAGIEYIDVSSVQSIWKTT; this is encoded by the coding sequence GTGAAAGAACGTATCACATATTTGTTTGATCTTGACGGCACACTAAGCGCTGTTTCTGATGAGGATTTTGCAAGGCGGTATTTTCAACTTGTTTCCAGCTCGGCAGAAGGGAGGGTTGTCATAGAAAAACTTATGGCTGCTTTGGAGATCGCACTCAAAGCTCTTTTCGGTGATAGAGACAGCTTCAAGAGTAATTATGACCTTTTTATGGAGAGGTTTGTGGAATCGATGGGCGAGCATGATCGGAATTGGTTTGAAGAGTTTTTCAATGAGTTTTATGACGGTGAGTACAACAAGTTGGAAGAGTTAGTAGCACCCCGCGAGAACGTAGTAAAGGTGTTGAAAGACTTGAGGCAGACCGGGAAGGGAATTATCATCGCAACGAACCCAATTTTTCCGGAAAAGGCTATCAACAAAAGACTTGAGTGGGTTGGAGTGGAGAAGGGACTCTCGGACTACGTGACGACCATGGAAAACTCCCATTACGTGAAGCCCGATGTGAGATACTATCATGAGATCTTGGAGATCAACGGCCTTGAGGCAAGAAACTGTGTTATGATCGGAAACGACATGAGCATGGACGGTGTTTGCTCAGCTGCTGGAATCGAATACATCGATGTCTCTTCAGTTCAGTCTATCTGGAAAACAACCTAG
- a CDS encoding deoxynucleoside kinase, with protein MILGICGNIGAGKSSLTNLLEEELGFRGVYEAVDENPFLEDFYSDMKSWAFHSQLFFLVKRFDFLKRVVTEGAVILQDRTIYEDVEIFARNLQLMGYINERDWRLYLDTYETLSDHLSTPDGIVYIKCSKSVLLNRIKKRGRGFESDVSEDYIERLNGLYDDWIERVAFCRKLIIDGDRYDFIESAQDRADVLHLISRFTAELMAGVQSRLFSR; from the coding sequence ATGATATTGGGAATATGCGGAAACATCGGAGCTGGGAAATCATCTCTCACTAATCTGCTGGAGGAGGAACTTGGGTTCAGAGGGGTATACGAAGCCGTTGATGAAAACCCTTTTCTTGAAGACTTCTACTCGGATATGAAGAGCTGGGCATTTCATTCGCAGCTGTTCTTTCTTGTCAAACGCTTTGATTTTCTAAAGAGGGTCGTGACGGAGGGTGCGGTGATTTTACAGGACAGAACGATATACGAAGATGTGGAAATATTCGCCCGCAATTTACAGCTGATGGGCTACATAAATGAAAGAGACTGGAGACTCTATCTTGACACCTATGAGACACTCTCGGACCACCTTTCAACTCCAGACGGAATTGTGTATATTAAGTGCTCGAAGAGTGTGCTGTTGAACAGGATAAAAAAGAGGGGCCGAGGCTTTGAGAGCGATGTAAGCGAAGACTACATTGAAAGACTCAACGGATTGTACGATGACTGGATAGAGAGAGTTGCATTTTGCAGAAAACTAATCATTGACGGTGACAGGTACGATTTCATAGAAAGCGCTCAGGATAGAGCCGATGTCCTTCACCTGATCTCGAGATTCACGGCAGAACTAATGGCGGGAGTACAGTCTAGGTTGTTTTCCAGATAG